Within Nocardia higoensis, the genomic segment GCGCAGGCTCATCCCCGCCGCCTCACCCACCAAACCCACGCCGCCGGTGATCAGCACCGGCGCCCACTCCTGCACATCACTCGGCTGGCCAGGGGCTTTCACGCTGCGGTCCACACCGCACCTCCGTCTACGTCGAGATCGGCCGAGACGATGCGGGTCGCGCCGTCGTGGCCGTGGATGGATCGGATGTCCTCGAGGCAGGCGGCCTCGACCGTCGTGCGGACCGGCCCGCGCCAGCGCATCGAGACCGTGCCGTCCGGCCACACCACGCCATCAGCGACCACACCGACCCCGGAGAAGCCCGTGACGTCGCGGTCGCGGTGGAGCTGGAAAAACCGCACCCCAGCGGTGGTTTCGGTGCTGGCCATCACGCCGCCCCCTGCACCGGGACCTGGCCGCCGGCCGCGATCCGGGCCAACCTGTCAGCGGCCGCCTCGCGGCGGGCCTTGCTGCCGTCGACGGTGGGCACCTGCACGGCGGCGACCACGCAGTCGGTCAGCAGTCGGTCACGCACCAGCGACTGCGCCCAGGCCGCGCAGTCAGCCAGCACCGGGCAGCCCGCGCAGATCGCTTGGGCGGCCCGCACCTGGCTCTGCCGCAAACCGGACGGGAAGAACGCGTCCTGCGGGATACCGGCACACGACCGCTCCGGCCTCGACGCCGGATCCAGGAAGCTGCTCACCGCTGCTCACCCCCGACCGACGCCGAGGGGGTGGTGGTGCGCAGGGAGCAGAACGGCTCACACGGGCCGAGCTCGCGGCTCGTGGGCACGGTGGAGTACTCGTGCGACGGGAAGGCCAGCAGCACAGCGACCATGACCGCCAGTCCGACCAGCACGACACCGGCGAGCAACAGCGCCATCGCCGACACCACCCCGGCCCCGCGGCCGCCGGTGTCCGGGACGATCACCAGCGGGATGTCGATCACGCGCTCGCGCACCATCACGCCACCTCGATCGACATGGCGACGAACGCCCGCGCCTCAGCCGCGGTCAAACCCAGCACCGCGGCCCACCGCTCGACCTCGAGCTGCTGCGGGGCGACCGCGATCCGCATCGCCGCCGACGCCTGCTCCCGGGTCAACTGCCGCCCGGGCAGGTAGTCCACGACCCACCGGTCCTGGCCCACATAGTCGGCGTGATGCTCGGTCGCCTCCGACACCATGTGGCCGTCAGCGACGTACACCGCCGGGATCGTGGGAACTGCTGCGCGACGCCAGATCTCAGGCGTCCAGGACTCCGGAATCCTCATCGCGACCACACCGCCCACTCATCAGCGGTGGTCGGCCACTCGGCCTGCTCGATCCGGATCACCGCATCCAGCACGTCCAAGCCCAACGACTTGGCCTGGCCAGCCATCAGCCGCCACACCATCGCCGTGTTCGGCGTCGCGGTCCACAACAGCTCGCCCCACTGAGCGACGATCTCCGCCAACTGAAGACCCGCCACCGCTTCCGACCCACTGACCAGGCGATCCGGCACGAAACTGAGCCGAAACACCCCCTCGGACATCTCATAGGCCACGTGCTCCGACCGCGTCGCGGTCAGCCACTGCCCCTCCCGATGAATCGTCATCACATCCCCTTGATTGACGTTATAGTTCGGTCCGTTAGGACTGTAATGACTGTAATGACAAAGTGGCGGGCGTGGCAATACCCTTGTCTTGTCTGTCCTTACAGAGAAGATGGAGACCATGAACAGGCGTCCGAGATGGAAGATCGTTTACGACGAACTTCGCGACCAGATCACCAGCGGAGGGCTACAACCCGGCGACAAGGTCCCTACGGAACTTGAGCTCGCCGAGCGCTACAGCTTCAGTCGCCCTACGGTCCGCGAGGCCATCCGGCGTTTGGAGCAGGAAGGGCTGCTGACTGCGGCGATCGCAGGAATCGGGCGCACTGTGCGCAGCCGGGACCTGATCACTTGGCACCTCACGAAGTTCGAGCTGGGTGCTTACTCAGACGACCCGATCAACATGGTCGATCAGTGGGAGGCCGACGCTCATGCAGACGGGTGGAGCACCCGCCAG encodes:
- a CDS encoding WhiB family transcriptional regulator, coding for MSSFLDPASRPERSCAGIPQDAFFPSGLRQSQVRAAQAICAGCPVLADCAAWAQSLVRDRLLTDCVVAAVQVPTVDGSKARREAAADRLARIAAGGQVPVQGAA